AAGGAGAGCTGCTGCTGTATTTCCTTCCTTTAACTTCTCAAACCTTCTGATTATTTCCCAGCCTACTAAGTCCTAACTTTGAATGGgaatgactaaactaccctttGTCCTAAGCTTATACCTCAAATAtccacaagggcaattttgtcatttgccttaaatcccgctatccacaatttgcatcctatttttcccgctacttccaatattcCCACACAAtcaccaataaattcccattaccctctaattctcggtaatgtactaactTACTAGAATACCCGAACCGGGTATttagaccctgttgtgactttttcgaTATCTTGCTCATCGGGACTGCCTCTCATCGAGTaaccaaaatatatccacatagtaatgtggtctcaatcacacaagcacatattcacatttataccccaaacgggtcaaattgcaaaaatacccttcttataagaaacgggcccacatgcacatatttaatatctttaaaatacaagcataattatattataatataattcacataataactcaattattgcctcccgaccccctaatccaggcactaagccttattaggaaatttgggatgttacatcgggcatgtgggctcttaggagaggatcagtctacatcggactggtccaatagaaatacgaccggtgggagctcgtgcctctaccaaccggcaacctccccccaaggagagatgcgaggcctccacctccagttcatcataggagtccacaatcggggaatgaggcaaatgacgaggcctcaagctcgggcttggatgatcaaggtacaatcatccttagctcgaatatgtgATCCCCCTCCCTATTAAAGCATAAATCCGATAGGTTAATATTATGTAAGGATGATAcgaaccatttctatgtatggtcttgggtagatgatagggtacataggttcgatagctggttcgggaaatacgacaccatgtatagcctaaaCGAGGTATGGAatgggatagccgtccaatacaggactaacgactatagggacctttcgaggttgacttccacctatagggaaggcactccccccgcctcttctgaagatgggggaattttgtggtcaccgagcacaagctcgggggagagttccagttaggtgtctctccacttgtctttttatcccatgtatgtttgcattatgctgagttactttattttttgataactcatattgtggtgtaactgtgcaggcgagatggactccgaccttgacaacatccttgAGAGTGGCGGGGCCAAAAGAAGCAAACGACCGAGAGGCTCACGGAAGTCCGAGCGTCCCGCCAAGGTCATTAAGAGGACtgaaaagacacctcctccaccagcttcGGTTGCTACGAGTTCGGCTGTGGAGCCGACTCCTCAGGCCGAAGCGTCCACTACGATCGAGCTCCAACCTTCTCCCATCATGGTTCACTCAACACTCGGCCCACCTCCGAAAAAACCCTCGGCTCCCACAACATGCaagttgtcagtttctactcacatCGATGAGCATGTagttgacaatgctgctggatcccatggggctacacttggctcggacattctgtctcgagtgggccagagATTTAGTGGCTTTGACGCTCCTCATTGGCAGTTCTTGAATAATGCTTGAGACTGCAATAcgctttatgagaagagtatcgagctcactgcTGTGGTAACTTCCCTCATCTTTCGGTATTAGCTGTATTTACACTTGGTTCgtatgctaatttgatttctttgtatgccagactcttgctgtctttgcccagctcaactataagctgaacaacgaggtccactcgagcatgtcaattgctcaggaggcgaaggatcttcagctcaaactaagtgatgagctcaaggcaacaaaggaaaaggtggaggcaggagctgaggagctaaaggccaggtcttccgagcttgaaaagatgaatgcccggctcgcggagcttgaacAAGAGAATGCTCGGGTCAAGGagaccaatgccaagcttgaagaagagaaggccgccactttcgagatcatggaaggTGAAAAGAGTCGTCTTCTCgaggagtttaaggagaagatGGACAgggcagtcgacatggccatgtatagaatctgggccaacaatgtcgaccttgacactagcttcttaggccctcttgaagcgaAGCTCGTGGCCCAATGGCAGGCTCGGCTGGATGATGAGGAGATTGCTCGAGATGAGGCGAAGAGAGCCGGAGGGaacgctgatgctgagaaggccaaggagaatgcttcTTCTTAATTCTTGCCTCGGGACTGTGTCcctttgaatcttttgtaatagccctttttatttttgatttattttttatgccCATGGGCCCGAGACAATTttatagctcgtgaaagagctgGTATTACTTTTTTGAACTTACTTTAAtacatttgctttacatttcttgagcCGAAATATTTTGCGCAATTTAAATTAAAGTGTCACatatgcctgtttattcatacaaacataatttggatttaagctcgaggttcaatgtaTCCATGCACCGTTttctcgaattatccgcttccgatctcgttatttgtcaaggtcggatattacttttaccatgcacccgaaagtacttatatggcgtgtaatgaagatggtttagttgtatcttactttttagttgcTTTTTCTTGTCCTTTGTTAGCTCTccgaggttgtgaggtcgaaactattgttttgcaagatactccagcctcgatctcgacttagcacgaagtgggttatgttccaacttactgccgattagttttagttggtttgttccaaacctattaaggtcgtgttaggtttgtaatccatacacttatatttttaatctagtttgcatatttggttatatttaaacattttttttcttttgataatttggttatattcAAACTATCTTGGCTCAcgtatttggttacgtccaaacacttgtatgtttttgaaagtttggttatatccaaacttatctcATTTCGCGCATTctgttatatccaaacacttgtatgtttttgacagtttggttatatccaaacagttATATGCGTTTCGtacatgctattttattttttcaagctgatggtatatgtaccactgatgcccccttaatatcctatgagtgtgaccataggttattagattaagagagattgcaaaaaatataacatattaaacgaaatcaaactttatttgaaaagatccaaaaatagaaaaacagtacagataaacaagcatggttataggcaacatccttcctacactattgatagtaaggtcataggtgttcgccattccatgctcgtggtactagacttccatccaatcttgccaacttgtacacgccgggtcggatgattgactctatttgatagggtccttcccaatttggcctgagcacgccagctgctggatcccatgtcgccaagaatacacgccttagcaccaaatctcccatgccgaattttcgatctcgaacgcTTTTGTTGAAGTACTGGGTAGCTCGTtattggtatgcagcattttttaatcgagcttcattccttctttcttcgatcaggtccagagtttcttcgagctgagagtggttcgaggtttgatcataagcgagggctcgaattgtgggaatttcgatctcgattggcaacatagcctcgtaACTGTATGTCAGAGataatggggtatgtcctgttgatgtacgggtcgtggtcctatatgcccataggacttggggcaattcttcaggcCATCTTCCCTTAgcctcttccaactttttcttcagcgactttttagggttttatttatagtttcgacctggccattcgcctggggatgggccactgacgagaagctctttattatcccatttttttgcaaaagttggtaaacagatcactgtcgaactgggtaccattatcagacacaatcttccttggcattccatatcgacagatgatgtttttcaccacaaagtcaaggacttttttcgAGGTTATTGTCTCCAAAGGTTCAGCTTCtatccacttcgtgaagtaatctacggcgactactgcgtattttactccgcccttgccagtcggaagggagcctatgaggtcgattccccataccgcaaatggccatggggaggtcatcatagttagtttggatggtggagctcgaggaattgtggcgaatcgttggcacttatcacacctttttatgtagtcgaacgagtctgatttgatggtaggccagaagtatccctggcatatgattttcttggacaggatatgccccccagtatggtctccacggAACCCATCATAAATTTCTTCtaagattttcttagcttcgggtggagtcacacaccggagtagtggcatggaatttCCTCTTCTATATAACCTTCCATCTACAATGGTATAACGAggaatttgatacatcaacttttgagccttggtccgttcttccggGAGAATGCcagtctcgagatattcaactatcggagtcatccaggtaggctcggaattgatcataTACACGTCCTCTTGCTCTGGCTCGtcaatactaggtgccgagagatgttcaattggcacgacattcagttcatcattctaggtagaggtagcgagcctggctaaggcgtccgcgttcgagttctgttctcgggggacctgttctatcgtatagaactcgaaatgctccaatgctgattttgccttttctaagtatgccgccattctcgtaccacgagcttgatactctcccaagatttggttaaccactagctgggagtcgctgtagcaatgtattgctttagctttgtgctccttggctatgcgaagtcctgccagtaaagcctcgtactcggcctagTTATTTGACGCgtcgaagtcaaatcttaaggcaaaGTGAAATTGGCttcctgcaggggtgatcaaaattactcctgcccccgatccattttcattagatgacccatcaacgtaaagtttccacagctcgtgggccggggttataacttcatcgttggccatgccagtacactccactatgaagtctgccaaggcttgccccctaatggtcatccttggatgataggtgatctcgaattgttcaagttcaacgacccatttaagaagtcgacctgaagcttctggtttggacaagacttgtcttagtggttgatcagttagtacatggatggggtgcgctcgaaaatagggtcgaagctttcgagatgagtgaattaggctgagagctagcttctccatcaagggatatcttgattctacccccagtaaccttttactgatgtaatacacgggcctttgcactttttcctcctcccgtacgagtaccgcgcttatggcgtgctcggtcgtagcaaggtacaagtacagaacttctcccgtaatgggttttgacaagataggaggttctgcgaggtgtttcttgagttcttgaaaagccaactcgcattcctctgtccattcaaatttcttgcctcccctcaacaggttgaaaaacggaagacaacagtctatagattttgatataaacctgCTTAGTGCCGCCGTCTTGctagtcaagctttggacatctttgtgttttcgaggtgaaggcatatcgatcagggcctggatcttatccggattagcttctattccttgagcatttacaatgaaacccaggaattttcctgaagatactccgaaagagcacttctgagggttgagcttcatgttatattttcggagcacgacaaagcattcttcgaggtcatcaacatggttattgttaagttgagatttgactaacatatcatcaacataaacttccatgttgttccctatttgctcggagaacatcatgttcacgagccgctggtaagtggctccaacatttttgagcccgaatggcatgacgttataacaatataaccctttatctgttatgaagaTCGTATgctcctggtcaggggcatgcatggcaatctggttatatccagaataggcatccattaatgacattagtccatgccctgccgtggcatccacgagctggtcgatccgtggtaaaggaaaacagtccttaggacaggccttattgaggtctgagtaatcaatgGAGGTTCTCCACATCCCATTAGACTTCGGGACTAGCACCTGATTGGCTACCCAAttggggtaaaaagcatccctaatgaatcagtttgcttttaacctatcgacttcctctttaagggcctttttcctatcatcatccagttgtctttgcttttgttgcttcggcgggaagcttttatcgatatttagcgcgtggctcactacatttggacttattcctatcatgtccgaatgtgaccacgcgaagacatcctggttcttcttcaaaaataaaattaattgctatttggtttcttcgtggaggtttttcccgacctttaccattTTCGGGGGGTCTAATTCTTCGAGCCTGACTTCTCCGAgttcttccaatggttcgagattagttttttcctccactcttgggtcgatttcttcatcgATCTATAGGACTGCCTTGTCCTTATTCTGAATAACGAGGAGCGCTTGTGAGCtcgcctgcttctttcctcttataaaatgctatagcattccctcctggctaactggtctcccttcaacgtctcgatgccactagaagttgggaacttgatggacaaatgccttacagacgagactgcccccagccctactagggcgggtctcccgagcagcacgttgtaggccgatggcaggtccactactacaaactccatcatcttggttgctgagactgggtagtctcccaaggttacagggagttcaatggaccccatacaggcaatcccctctcctgaaaaatcgtacaatgtcgttgcacaagcttttaggtctcgaagtgcgagtcccatcttttctaaggtggccttatagagaatgctcactgagctcccattatcaatgagaactcggtgaactctcttattcgcgagctggagagtgatgaccagtgggtcattgtggggaaactgaacatgggatgcATCGTCCTCAATAAAGGTTATCagctgagattcaatcttttggtactttggagctctaggttcgggttcataaggggacccgtccccAATTTTTAGCTAGTTCATGTATCGCTTTTGGTCATTCTTGCCCGATCCTGTGaggtgaggcccgcccgagatggttatcacatcttctccatcaatcagagggggtaTCTCTTCTTCTCTAGCTCGTGAATTGTTGTTTTGGGTAGCGGCAGCGCTGCTGtcctctggctagtagaagcctggTTATTGTTCTGGTTCCTGATATATttcctgaagtatcctctcgagatcaacccttcgatctcgtccttcaattgcctgcattcatcagtagtgtgcccagtgtctctgtgaaatcgacagtatttgctggagtctctcttggacttctgatttctcatagggtctggacgcctgaaagggacctggttttcattagccaggtatatattctcccgagactcgttgagcttggtgtacaccttgtacacggagaaatacctctcccctttcttcttctttcccccttccgcttctgggttacttccttcattcttcttccttttggaagggttctCTGCAGGGGGTTTCGAAGCTGATGGATCTGCCGAGGTCGaagcagagtttacgtttatcgttgtagttatgggctgagaggtcatattcagcgttgacctctcttcttctacattgaaaaacctctgagctcatcgattaaactcggttaaggacctcacaggcttcctctgcatatcatcccagcgGGGACTTCTCGGCATTTCCCTAGCTTGGacggccattagatgaccgctgtcgtctacatcctgagcttgggcgacctccagattgaaccttgtaaggtagctcttcaacgtttcacTTGGATGTTGCTGaacgttggtcagggtcgatgcTTCGGGTCTTACCctgatcatggctctaaactgcttcttgaaatcctttgatagctaatcccaagaagtgattgaatgtctcttatattttttgaaccagttttttgctggtcctgtaagcgatgctggaaacaacatgcatttgagctcgtaacccacattacttgctctcattatggtgttaaatgtactcaaatgactgtacgggtcggatttcccttcaaaaggcgggacatgaggaatccaaaacccttgaggaaacggagtgttggaaatatggggagcgaatggttcgagctcctcattagAATCCTCGTCCCGACTCTGACCTCGCTCATTCtgcaagagcctaaatgctctttccagcTGATCAATTCTATCTTGAACTGGGTCCATAGGGGGTCTCGCATGAAATTtactatcattgatcacaattccaggctagCGTCTTCACAGGGGATATTTGCGCCCATTCAGACGATCTCTCAGGTTTGGGTTCAagggattaccactaccccaATTCTGATTCAGGTGCTCCCGCAGGTCGGAGTGGTTCCTTTGGTTTCTAGTATTTCTACatccttgatcatacatgctgactgatctggtgtcccctgaGTCGTCACTGGCGAGGCTTGTTGCATGATTGTTCTGAGATCGatttctttcatgctgcctcgtctctgcagtgtgagatcgagacatttggcttctcttAGGTTGGGTGCCTCTCCGTTCCCTAGTAGCCTCTCTATTCCCCTGTTTCCGTCTTGCCCGCCTTTCCTCATCACCCTGAGTTGGTTGTGCGTTCCTTCGAGGTGGtgaggggtatcttattggtgatggagggaaccgtatgggtgacggtggcttcCAACCATTTCGGGGCCTGGATGGTCCCGAGTTCACCCGTGCTGACTCGGTAACATTCTGTGTGTTACCAGGAATCTGAGTTCGAGCCTCTGCatgggctcggttattcccagtttctgctGGTAACTCTCCGGTTGAgttaaccggagccctagctcgagtgtttctTCGAGGCCTCGAGGGAGCAGGTTGTTCtgccggtggcggaggttgctccgttcttcttgtggcagcatttttccgAGGTctcccacgaggcctgcggggaggaacatgaacgtctcGCGGAGGTGAGGCTTGGTTCTCTtgcggaggttgaggctgagctgCCTGCGCCTCCACGGCTAACCTATCCAACTCCTCATTCTgcttcttggcctcagccaactgttttcttaactgtcggttttcaagttccacaatggggacgtaccgttcgggattatagtacatgtcctcattgtccctgggagccggaggtgctggagatcctcgagaatcggaggactcacttctttCTTCAGGTTCAGGATTCGTcatcggctgcttcccagggcgtcgtggatagttttcttcaggaatattctgatcattcatggccatagctaatcagggattgtattgcttaagtctctcaatgaaagcaccaaactgttgacgccgttttttgtcaacttaaaacgtagagcaaataaacaataggaactatggcgcagatgaataatacagtaaaacaacaagaattttacgtggttcagcagttaactctgtttagtccacgagttaattttattaagactttggaaatttcaggaaatccttcaaggatgaattctccagaaattctctcaagatatcaaagaTCCGTCCCctacaaatgttcatgacctatctatttatagagggttctcagagttcgttcccacatatttcaggaagatactcctatttattaatgaaaataatgatattaaattctgtaactcctatatacaaggaaacgtcccctgaagaccagggggcatataacagacttgttaatatccctttaatgttgggatgttacaacaataaatatcttttaaatgcatggactgcgtctcatcagatgacccactaagttgttcgaggtcggcaatcagcatcatgccagtccaggtctatagataagttatgagctaggcacctttccccaagaccagctcggagtgggtaaataccaccgaggctgtcacactccgagcttatactcattccaagctcgggctacttgatccgagaCACCCGACATCGGGTATATCCTGATGCTAAGTtctttcgagctcagaaagaactttgagattaaaaaatgtcttcgaggttgccatcttgattcgagggttcGACACCATGCATATGCATTTAAGATATTTTGAGCTCACAATGACGAGtctagctttcgagatcacaatctcgggggtcttgaaatctgggtgtaacagtttatGATTTCGCAACACATACTGTTTAACACATGTAGATGGGCCAGTCCGAGTCCATGAGCACGACCCAAACAAAAAAGGTCTAGTACAGTGAAATAAACTTTAAAATTTGGATTTTTTTATTAGGCCCAAAGTTATGAATGGGGCACCTAAGATAAATTTTTGTAATGAagatgtgttatttaatatatcttccCCTTTTGTTATGTTACCAACAAACAAAGTAGTGATCAATTAATATATTAGATGACGTAGTATTGAATATTGTAGTCAAAAGTTAGTAAAACAATGAGGACTGCTAAAATCAAAACTAATTAACACTTTCTTTTTCTTAATTAATGATAAAGATAATAATATTATTAGTTTACTTAATAGAATAATATTGGTAAATTTATAATAGTAATAAACAAGTTTGGTGAGTTGCAGTAACAATGaaaatgtttttgtttttttgtccTAATAAATTACCtaattcatattaatattatgCTTTAAACATGGTTTGAATGATTTTATGCCTATTTGGTGAGAAGCATATATACTTTAAGCAATCAATTAAAAAAGCTAACAAAGTTACTTACTATTAAAATCTCGTAAGTATAGATAGTAGGCTCAAATCTACACGATATGATTAAGTAAGTGTAATTATTTCATATTTTGTAATCCTTCATTTTAATTGTGAAGATGACTATTTTGACTAATTTACTCTTTAATGTACAATTAATGAAATTTCAATAATAGTGATACGCATGGTATATAatgaagagaaagagaagaagacgATTACAGTCAATTTGTTATCCAATTTTATCAATTAGAGTGAAGCGTCACTAAAAAAGGAACGTATATTTAGGATTGTTCATTTGATTATCATTAATCTACCTTTCTAAAACATTACAAATATGATTGAACTGTCATAATCAATAATTTTTTACCATTGAAACAAATCTACTATTTAGCTACAATTTGAATTCACTTACATTAATGCAATTGTTATACTAATTCAGCCACCTAAACCATTACAAAACACTTTAATTGTTAAGTAGGACAGAAAGCCTACGAAAATAGAAACTTAGTCACTTTGCACTATCATTCTATCATAAAGTTTGATGGTCATCTATATTCGTCGAATTTAACCGAATGCTAAGCTCTCTTAATTGGTGGGGGTTGTTGACTGTGAGGAAGCGATAGACCGACCAGCTGAGGGCATGTTCTTCGATTATGGTCTGCAGAATAACAATTCAAACACTTCCTTTTAGTTTAATGGCTCCATCCGACATATCTATCGAAACATTGTCCCTAATGTTTCTTGCATAGGCGGATCCTTTAGTTATACAAAGTGTTGGGTCCCTGGTAATGTTTTCATTTTCTTGATAGGTTTGATATTGTCTTGAGTCGTTGTTACCAGTGTTTGATTCCAATGGAACTGCATCCTTGAACATTGCAGTTAGTGTTGCCACTTCTTGTTTCGCTTTGGTGTAAGATTGCTCAGACTTGGAAGCGTAATAGCTCAGCAAGTTTGTATCCAAAGCGAGGGATCCCTGCCTAGCCATTTCAAATTACTGTTGCTTTTCTGTGGAGTGTTGCTTTAGTTCGAGCGGGAGGTCTGCTTTTGCATTCTTACTCCATCGTTTCAGCAGGAGAGACTGTGGTACTATCTTCATATGATAGTATTTCATTACAGCCCAAATATGTCAACATGGATAGCCGTCTGTCTCAAAAAGCAAGCAGTGACAGGTGAATGTCTCCTCTTGTGGGTGGTAATGAACATTTTACACTCTATCCTCGTGTTGTAACTTTGACAAACTATAGGAGGATGATTCACCGTTGTCTTCACAATTGTTGACAAAGTACGCATGTTCCGCTTTGATTTGATCAGCCACTTTATAGTACATATTTCTAGTGTATAATTTGGCACACTGCTCATGGTACGtcttaagagcatttttgggacctGGTATTGGAGGACTACTGTGTCAACTATTGTAATCATCTTCTCTCTCAATGTGCCTCAACTTTCTCATAGCAATGTCAATCGAGGTAACGAATTCACGGAGACTATAACTTGCATGTAGgaattttttaatacttgaatTCATGGACTCACATA
The genomic region above belongs to Humulus lupulus chromosome 1, drHumLupu1.1, whole genome shotgun sequence and contains:
- the LOC133822497 gene encoding uncharacterized protein LOC133822497, with product MSIAQEAKDLQLKLSDELKATKEKVEAGAEELKARSSELEKMNARLAELEQENARVKETNAKLEEEKAATFEIMEGEKSRLLEEFKEKMDRAVDMAMYRIWANNVDLDTSFLGPLEAKLVAQWQARLDDEEIARDEAKRAGGNADAEKAKENASS